A portion of the Pseudomonas sp. GR 6-02 genome contains these proteins:
- a CDS encoding flagellar basal body P-ring protein FlgI, translating into MVGVLLLMAAFDAQAERLKDIASISGVRSNQLIGYGLVVGLNGTGDQTTQTPFTLQTFNNMLSQFGIKVPPGSGNVQLKNVAAVSISADLPAFAKPGQQIDITVASIGNSKSLRGGTLLLTPLKGIDGNVYAVAQGNLVVGGFDAEGRDGSKITVNVPSAGRIPGGASVERAVPSGFNQGNSLTLNLNRSDFTTAKRIVDKINDMLGPGVAQAIDGGSIRVTAPLDPSQRVDYLSILENLEVDPGQAVAKVIINSRTGTIVIGQNVKVSPAAVTHGSLTVTITEDPIVSQPGPLSNGQTAVVPRSRVNAQQEAKPMFKFGPGTTLDEIVRAVNQVGAAPGDLMAILEALKQAGALQADLIVI; encoded by the coding sequence ATGGTGGGCGTCCTGTTGCTGATGGCGGCCTTCGATGCTCAAGCCGAGCGGCTGAAGGACATCGCCAGTATTTCCGGCGTGCGTTCCAACCAATTGATCGGCTACGGCCTGGTGGTCGGGCTTAACGGTACCGGCGACCAGACGACGCAAACCCCGTTCACCCTGCAGACCTTCAACAACATGCTCTCGCAGTTCGGCATCAAGGTGCCGCCGGGTTCGGGCAACGTGCAGTTGAAGAACGTCGCGGCGGTGTCGATCAGCGCCGATTTGCCAGCGTTCGCCAAGCCGGGTCAGCAGATAGACATCACCGTAGCGTCCATCGGTAACTCCAAGAGCCTGCGCGGCGGCACCTTGCTGTTGACGCCGCTCAAAGGTATCGATGGCAACGTCTATGCCGTGGCTCAGGGCAACCTGGTGGTCGGCGGCTTCGATGCCGAAGGTCGTGACGGTTCCAAGATCACCGTCAACGTTCCGTCGGCCGGTCGCATCCCCGGCGGTGCGTCGGTCGAGCGGGCAGTGCCGAGCGGCTTCAATCAGGGCAACAGCCTGACCCTGAACCTCAACCGTTCGGACTTCACCACGGCCAAGCGCATCGTCGACAAGATCAACGACATGCTTGGCCCTGGCGTCGCTCAGGCCATTGACGGTGGCTCGATCCGCGTGACCGCGCCACTCGATCCGAGCCAGCGGGTCGACTATTTGTCGATCCTCGAAAACCTCGAAGTCGATCCGGGTCAGGCGGTGGCGAAAGTCATCATCAACTCGCGCACCGGCACCATCGTGATCGGCCAGAACGTCAAGGTTTCCCCGGCCGCCGTGACCCACGGCAGCCTGACCGTGACCATCACTGAAGACCCGATCGTCAGCCAGCCCGGCCCTCTGTCCAACGGGCAGACGGCGGTCGTGCCGCGTTCGCGGGTCAACGCTCAGCAAGAAGCCAAGCCGATGTTCAAGTTCGGCCCGGGCACCACCCTCGACGAGATCGTTCGTGCGGTGAACCAGGTCGGCGCAGCACCGGGTGACTTGATGGCGATCCTCGAAGCGTTGAAACAGGCCGGCGCGTTGCAAGCCGACCTGATCGTGATCTGA
- the flgH gene encoding flagellar basal body L-ring protein FlgH, whose protein sequence is MNRFVSVLALSGVAALAGCVGPTPKPNDPYYAPVLPRTPLPAAANNGSIYQAGFEQNLYSDRKAFRVGDIITITLNERTQASKNANSQVDKTSKTSIGLSSLFGTKPSVNNPLDSGDLSLDASYSGDRATKGDSKAGQGNSLTGSITVTVADVLPNGIIAVRGEKWMTLNTGDELVRIAGLVRADDIATDNTVSSTRIADARITYSGTGSFADASQPGWFDRFFLSPLFPF, encoded by the coding sequence ATGAATCGCTTCGTATCTGTTCTGGCACTGAGTGGGGTCGCCGCGCTGGCGGGGTGCGTCGGTCCGACGCCAAAGCCCAATGACCCTTACTACGCCCCGGTGTTGCCGCGCACGCCGCTGCCGGCTGCCGCCAATAACGGCTCGATCTACCAGGCCGGTTTCGAACAGAACCTGTACAGCGACCGCAAGGCATTCCGGGTCGGTGACATCATCACCATCACCCTGAACGAGCGCACCCAGGCGAGCAAGAACGCCAATTCCCAGGTCGACAAGACCAGCAAGACCAGCATTGGTCTTTCCTCATTGTTCGGCACTAAGCCCAGCGTAAATAACCCGCTCGACAGCGGCGACCTGAGTCTGGATGCCAGCTACAGCGGCGACCGCGCGACCAAGGGTGACAGCAAGGCCGGGCAGGGCAACAGCCTCACCGGCTCGATCACCGTGACCGTCGCCGACGTGTTGCCCAACGGTATCATCGCCGTACGCGGCGAGAAGTGGATGACCCTCAATACCGGTGATGAACTGGTGCGGATTGCAGGGCTTGTTCGCGCCGATGACATCGCGACTGACAACACCGTTTCGTCGACCCGTATCGCCGATGCGCGCATCACCTATTCGGGCACCGGTTCGTTTGCCGATGCGAGTCAGCCAGGCTGGTTCGACCGTTTCTTCCTCAGCCCGCTGTTCCCTTTCTAG
- the flgG gene encoding flagellar basal-body rod protein FlgG: MLPALWVAKTGLSAQDTNLTTISNNLANVSTTGFKRDRAEFQDLLYQIKRQPGAQSTQDSELPSGLQVGTGVRIVGTQKNFTAGSLQTTEQPLDMAIDGRGFFQILQPDGTTSYTRDGTFHLDSNGQIVNASGFALEPAIVIPNNAQTFTVGRDGTVSITVAGNPASQVIGNLQTADFINPAGLQAVGNNLFLETAASGAPQVGTPGLAGFGTTLQNTLETSNVSTVEEMVNMITTQRAYEMNSKVISTADQMLSFVTQNL, translated from the coding sequence ATGCTTCCGGCTCTATGGGTTGCCAAAACAGGTCTGTCCGCCCAGGACACCAACCTCACCACCATTTCCAACAACCTGGCGAACGTATCGACCACGGGTTTCAAACGTGACCGCGCCGAGTTCCAGGACTTGCTGTATCAGATCAAGCGCCAGCCAGGCGCCCAGTCGACCCAGGACAGCGAACTGCCGTCGGGTCTGCAAGTGGGTACCGGTGTGCGCATCGTCGGCACCCAGAAAAACTTCACCGCCGGCAGCCTGCAAACCACCGAGCAGCCATTGGACATGGCCATCGACGGCCGCGGTTTCTTCCAGATCCTGCAGCCCGATGGCACCACGTCCTACACCCGTGACGGTACCTTTCACCTGGATTCCAACGGTCAGATCGTCAACGCCAGCGGCTTTGCCCTGGAGCCGGCCATTGTCATTCCGAACAACGCCCAGACGTTCACCGTTGGTCGTGACGGCACCGTGTCCATCACCGTTGCCGGCAACCCCGCCTCCCAAGTGATCGGCAACCTGCAAACCGCCGACTTCATCAACCCGGCCGGTCTGCAAGCGGTGGGTAACAACCTGTTCCTGGAAACCGCTGCCAGTGGCGCGCCGCAAGTCGGCACCCCGGGCCTGGCCGGTTTCGGCACCACGCTGCAGAACACCCTGGAAACGTCCAACGTCAGCACCGTTGAAGAAATGGTCAACATGATCACCACTCAGCGCGCCTACGAGATGAACTCCAAAGTGATCTCCACCGCCGACCAGATGCTCTCGTTCGTAACGCAGAATCTGTAA
- a CDS encoding flagellar basal body rod protein FlgF has product MDKYLYVAMTGASQNALAQKAHANNLANISTNGFQKDLEQARSMPVFGDSFPARAFAMSERPATDFSPGALVETGRDLDVAVQGNGWIAVQSPDGGESYVRTGSLNVDALGVLRAGNGMPVMGNGGLIAVPPEQQIEVGEDGTVSIRAMGEGPRVMAEVDRIKLVNPDFKNMTKGLDGSIHTKDGKPAQADAGVKLVSGFLESSNVNAVEEMTSVLALAKQFELHIKMMNTAKDDDQAMARVLQIS; this is encoded by the coding sequence GTGGACAAGTACCTTTATGTGGCAATGACCGGCGCCAGCCAGAATGCACTGGCGCAGAAGGCTCATGCCAACAACCTGGCGAACATCTCTACCAATGGTTTTCAGAAGGACCTGGAGCAGGCCCGTTCGATGCCGGTGTTTGGTGACAGCTTTCCGGCGCGTGCGTTTGCCATGAGCGAACGTCCGGCCACCGACTTCTCCCCGGGCGCCCTGGTGGAAACCGGCCGTGACCTCGATGTCGCGGTGCAAGGCAACGGCTGGATCGCCGTGCAGAGCCCCGATGGCGGTGAGAGCTACGTGCGCACCGGCAGCCTGAACGTTGATGCGCTGGGCGTGTTGCGCGCCGGCAACGGCATGCCGGTGATGGGCAATGGCGGTCTGATTGCCGTGCCGCCTGAGCAGCAGATCGAAGTCGGCGAAGATGGCACCGTCAGTATCCGTGCGATGGGCGAAGGCCCGCGTGTGATGGCCGAAGTCGACCGCATCAAACTGGTCAACCCGGACTTCAAGAACATGACCAAAGGCCTGGACGGTTCGATCCACACCAAGGACGGCAAGCCGGCGCAAGCCGATGCCGGCGTCAAACTGGTGTCTGGGTTCCTCGAGTCGAGCAACGTCAATGCCGTGGAAGAAATGACTTCGGTACTGGCGCTGGCCAAGCAGTTCGAGCTGCACATCAAGATGATGAACACCGCCAAAGACGATGACCAGGCCATGGCTCGGGTCTTGCAGATCAGCTAA
- a CDS encoding sigma-54-dependent phenylalanine hydroxylase transcriptional regulator PhhR, which produces MRIKVHCQNRIGILRDILNLLVEYGINVARGEVGGEHGNAIYLHCPNLINIQFQALRPKFEAIGGVFGVKRVGLMPSERRHMELNALLGALEFPVLSIDMGGSIVAANRAAAQLLGVRVDEVPGIPLSRYAEDFDLPELVRANKSRINGLRVKVKGDVFLADIAPLQSEHDESEAMAGAVLTLHRADRVGERIYNVRKQELRGFDSIFQSSKVMAAVVREARRMAPLDAPLLIEGETGTGKELLARACHLASPRGQSPLMALNCAGLPESMAETELFGYGPGAFEGARAEGKLGLLELTAGGTLFLDGVGEMSPRLQVKLLRFLQDGCFRRVGSDEEVYLDVRVICATQVDLSELCARGEFRQDLYHRLNVLSLHIPPLRECLDGLAPLVEHFLDQASRQIGCPLPKLAPAAMERLSHYHWPGNVRQLENVLFQAVSLCEGGTVKAEHIRLPDYGVRQPLGDFSLEGGLDEIVGRFEKAVLERLYSEYPSSRQLGKRLGVSHTTIANKLREYEVGKEPG; this is translated from the coding sequence ATGCGTATCAAAGTCCACTGCCAGAACCGCATCGGTATCTTGCGCGACATTCTCAACCTGTTGGTCGAGTACGGGATCAACGTCGCTCGCGGCGAGGTGGGTGGTGAGCATGGCAATGCGATCTATCTGCACTGTCCGAACCTGATCAACATTCAGTTCCAGGCGTTGCGGCCGAAGTTCGAGGCGATTGGTGGGGTATTCGGTGTCAAGCGTGTAGGGCTGATGCCCAGCGAGCGTCGGCACATGGAGCTCAATGCCTTGCTCGGTGCCCTGGAGTTTCCGGTTCTGTCGATCGACATGGGCGGTTCCATCGTCGCGGCCAACCGTGCGGCGGCGCAATTGCTCGGGGTGCGGGTGGATGAGGTGCCGGGGATTCCGCTGTCGCGGTACGCCGAAGACTTCGACTTGCCGGAACTGGTGCGCGCCAACAAGTCGCGGATCAACGGCTTGCGGGTGAAGGTCAAGGGTGACGTGTTTCTCGCCGACATCGCGCCGCTGCAATCGGAGCATGACGAAAGCGAGGCCATGGCCGGTGCGGTGTTGACGCTGCACCGGGCGGACCGGGTGGGCGAGCGCATCTATAACGTGCGCAAACAAGAGTTGCGCGGCTTCGACAGCATTTTCCAAAGCTCGAAAGTGATGGCGGCGGTGGTTCGCGAAGCGCGGCGCATGGCACCGCTGGATGCGCCGCTATTGATCGAAGGCGAAACCGGCACCGGCAAAGAGTTGTTGGCGCGGGCCTGTCACCTGGCGAGCCCGCGTGGGCAATCACCGCTGATGGCGCTCAACTGCGCCGGCCTGCCAGAGTCCATGGCCGAGACCGAATTGTTCGGCTACGGCCCCGGCGCCTTCGAAGGGGCGCGGGCCGAAGGCAAGCTCGGGCTCCTGGAGCTGACGGCGGGCGGTACGTTGTTTCTCGATGGCGTCGGCGAAATGAGCCCGCGCTTGCAGGTGAAATTACTGCGCTTTCTGCAGGACGGTTGCTTCCGTCGTGTCGGCAGCGATGAAGAGGTCTATCTGGATGTGCGGGTGATCTGCGCGACTCAGGTGGACTTGTCCGAGCTGTGTGCTCGCGGTGAATTTCGCCAGGACTTGTACCACCGCTTGAACGTGCTCTCGTTGCACATCCCGCCACTGCGCGAATGCCTCGACGGACTGGCGCCGCTGGTGGAGCACTTCCTCGATCAGGCCAGCCGACAGATCGGTTGCCCACTGCCGAAGCTGGCGCCGGCGGCGATGGAACGACTCAGTCACTATCACTGGCCGGGTAACGTGCGGCAATTGGAGAACGTGCTGTTTCAGGCGGTTTCCCTGTGCGAGGGCGGCACCGTCAAAGCCGAGCACATTCGTCTGCCGGACTACGGCGTGCGTCAGCCGCTTGGCGATTTCTCCCTCGAGGGTGGGCTGGACGAGATTGTCGGGCGCTTCGAGAAGGCGGTGTTGGAGCGCTTGTATTCCGAGTATCCGAGCAGTCGGCAACTAGGCAAGCGGCTGGGGGTTTCCCATACCACCATTGCCAATAAGTTGCGCGAGTATGAGGTCGGCAAAGAGCCCGGCTAA
- the phhA gene encoding phenylalanine 4-monooxygenase: protein MKQTQYVAREPDAQGFIDYPAEEHAVWNTLITRQLKVIEGRACQEYLDGIEKLGLPHDRIPQLGEINKVLGETTGWQVARVPALIPFQTFFELLANKQFPVATFIRTREELDYLQEPDIFHEIFGHCPLLTNPWFAEFTHTYGKLGLQASKEERVYLARLYWMTIEFGLVDTPQGLRIYGGGILSSPKETVYALSDAPEHQAFDPLECMRTPYRIDILQPLYFVLPNLKRLFDLAHEDIMGMVKQGMQLGLHAPKFPPKAA, encoded by the coding sequence ATGAAGCAGACGCAATACGTGGCTCGCGAGCCCGATGCGCAAGGTTTTATCGACTACCCCGCTGAAGAACACGCGGTGTGGAATACGCTGATCACTCGCCAACTGAAAGTGATCGAGGGTCGTGCATGCCAGGAATACCTGGACGGTATCGAAAAACTCGGTCTGCCCCACGACCGCATTCCGCAACTCGGCGAAATCAACAAAGTCCTCGGTGAAACCACCGGCTGGCAAGTTGCCCGGGTGCCCGCGCTGATTCCCTTCCAGACCTTTTTCGAATTGCTGGCGAACAAGCAGTTTCCGGTGGCGACCTTTATTCGTACCCGCGAAGAACTGGATTACCTGCAAGAGCCGGACATTTTCCACGAGATCTTCGGCCACTGCCCGCTGCTGACCAACCCCTGGTTCGCCGAATTCACCCACACCTACGGCAAACTCGGCCTACAGGCCTCCAAGGAAGAGCGCGTGTACCTGGCGCGTCTGTACTGGATGACCATCGAGTTCGGCCTGGTCGACACGCCGCAAGGCCTGCGCATCTATGGCGGCGGCATCCTGTCCTCTCCGAAAGAAACTGTTTACGCCCTGTCGGATGCGCCTGAGCATCAGGCCTTCGACCCACTGGAATGCATGCGTACGCCGTATCGCATCGACATTCTGCAGCCGCTGTACTTTGTCCTGCCGAACCTCAAGCGCCTGTTCGATCTGGCCCACGAAGACATCATGGGCATGGTCAAACAAGGCATGCAGCTTGGGTTGCACGCACCGAAATTTCCGCCAAAAGCTGCGTGA
- a CDS encoding 4a-hydroxytetrahydrobiopterin dehydratase: MSTLNQAHCEACRADAPQVSDEELPILIKQIPDWNIEVRDGVMQLEKVFLFKNFKHALAFTNAVGEISEAEGHHPGLLTEWGKVTVTWWSHSIKGLHRNDFIMAARTDEVAKDAEGRK, translated from the coding sequence ATGTCCACATTGAACCAAGCCCATTGCGAAGCCTGCCGCGCCGACGCCCCTCAGGTCAGCGACGAAGAACTGCCGATCCTGATCAAGCAGATCCCTGACTGGAACATCGAAGTGCGCGACGGTGTGATGCAGTTGGAAAAAGTTTTCCTGTTCAAGAACTTCAAGCACGCGCTGGCGTTCACCAACGCCGTTGGCGAAATCTCCGAGGCCGAAGGTCACCACCCGGGCCTGCTGACCGAGTGGGGCAAAGTCACCGTGACCTGGTGGAGCCACTCCATCAAGGGCTTGCACCGCAACGACTTCATCATGGCCGCGCGCACTGACGAAGTGGCCAAAGACGCCGAGGGCCGCAAATAA
- a CDS encoding amino acid aminotransferase, translating to MHFDAIGRVPGDPILGLMEAYAQDPNPRKFDLGVGVYKDAQGLTPILEAVKLAEQRLVDRQATKTYIGGHGDAAFGKVINELVLGADSALIAEQRAGVTQTPGGTGALRLSADFIAQCLPGRGVWLSSPTWPIHETIFATAGVKVSHYPYVGSDNRLDVEAMLEVLNQAPKGDVVLLHACCHNPTGFDLSHDDWRRVLDVVRSRDLLPLIDFAYQGFGDGLEQDAWSTRLFAAELPEVLITSSCSKNFGLYRDRTGALIVCAQTAGKLVDIRSQLANIARNLWSTPPDHGAAVVATILGDPELKSRWADEVEAMRLRIAQLRSGLVEALEPHGLRERFAHIGVQRGMFSYTGLSPEQVKQLREHHSVYMVSSGRANVAGIDATRLDLLAEAIADVCK from the coding sequence ATGCATTTCGACGCCATCGGCCGAGTACCCGGCGACCCGATTCTCGGCCTGATGGAGGCCTATGCGCAGGACCCCAATCCGCGCAAGTTCGACCTTGGCGTGGGTGTCTACAAAGACGCCCAGGGCCTGACGCCGATCCTTGAAGCGGTGAAGCTTGCCGAGCAGCGCCTGGTGGATCGCCAGGCCACCAAGACTTACATCGGCGGCCACGGCGATGCGGCGTTCGGCAAAGTCATCAACGAGCTTGTGCTGGGTGCTGATTCGGCGCTGATCGCCGAGCAACGGGCCGGCGTCACGCAAACGCCGGGCGGCACCGGTGCGCTGCGCTTGAGCGCCGACTTCATCGCCCAATGCCTGCCGGGCCGTGGCGTGTGGCTGAGCAGCCCGACCTGGCCGATCCACGAAACGATTTTCGCAACGGCCGGGGTCAAGGTCAGTCACTACCCGTACGTGGGCAGCGATAACCGTCTCGATGTCGAAGCGATGCTCGAAGTGCTCAATCAAGCACCGAAGGGCGATGTGGTGCTGCTGCACGCCTGCTGCCACAACCCGACCGGTTTCGACCTGTCCCATGACGATTGGCGCCGGGTGCTGGACGTGGTGCGCAGTCGCGACTTGCTGCCTCTGATCGACTTCGCCTATCAGGGCTTCGGCGATGGCCTGGAACAAGATGCCTGGTCGACCCGGTTGTTCGCCGCCGAATTGCCGGAAGTGCTAATCACCAGTTCCTGCTCGAAAAACTTCGGCCTGTACCGCGACCGCACCGGTGCGCTGATTGTCTGCGCGCAAACCGCCGGCAAGCTGGTGGACATCCGCAGCCAACTGGCCAACATCGCCCGCAACCTGTGGTCGACACCGCCGGATCACGGCGCCGCCGTCGTCGCGACCATCCTTGGCGATCCAGAGCTGAAAAGCCGCTGGGCCGACGAAGTGGAAGCCATGCGTTTGCGCATCGCCCAGCTGCGCAGTGGCCTGGTCGAAGCGCTTGAACCCCACGGCTTGCGCGAGCGGTTTGCGCACATTGGCGTGCAACGCGGGATGTTTTCCTACACCGGTTTGTCGCCGGAGCAGGTCAAGCAACTGCGCGAGCATCACAGCGTGTACATGGTCAGCTCGGGCCGGGCGAACGTGGCGGGGATCGATGCGACACGCCTGGACCTGCTGGCCGAGGCCATCGCTGACGTCTGCAAGTAA
- a CDS encoding MFS transporter produces MSETQRPLAVTLQVVSIVLFTFIGYLNIGIPLAVLPGYVHSDLGFGAVIAGLVISVQYLATLLSRPYAGRIIDNKGSKLAVMYGLAGCGLSGVFMLISAWTQSLPILSLISLLIGRLILGSAESLVGSGSIGWGIGRVGAANTAKVISWNGIASYGALAVGAPLGVLLVSQLGLWSMGVSIMLLAVLGVALAWPKTAAPIVAGERLPFMHVLGRVFPHGCGLALGSIGFGTIATFITLYYATQHWSNAVLSLSLFGASFIGARLLFGNLINRLGGFRVAIACLSVETLGLLLLWLAPDAHWALAGAALSGFGFSLVFPALGVEAVNLVPASSRGAAVGAYSLFIDLSLGITGPLAGAIAAGFGFASIFLFAALAALSGLMLSVYLYRQAPKYREEREAR; encoded by the coding sequence ATGTCTGAAACCCAGCGCCCCCTGGCGGTCACGCTGCAAGTCGTTTCCATCGTCCTGTTCACTTTCATCGGTTACCTCAATATCGGTATTCCCCTGGCCGTATTGCCGGGCTACGTCCACAGCGACCTCGGCTTCGGCGCGGTGATCGCCGGGCTGGTGATCAGCGTGCAATACCTGGCCACCCTCCTCAGCCGCCCTTACGCCGGGCGCATCATCGATAACAAGGGCAGCAAACTGGCGGTGATGTATGGTCTCGCCGGCTGTGGTTTGAGCGGGGTGTTCATGCTGATTTCGGCCTGGACGCAGAGCCTGCCGATACTGAGTTTGATCAGCCTGTTGATTGGCCGCCTGATACTCGGCAGCGCGGAAAGCCTGGTCGGCTCCGGGTCGATCGGCTGGGGCATCGGCCGGGTCGGCGCGGCGAACACCGCCAAGGTCATCTCCTGGAACGGCATTGCCAGTTACGGCGCGTTGGCGGTCGGCGCACCACTGGGGGTGCTGCTGGTGAGTCAATTGGGTTTGTGGAGCATGGGCGTGAGCATCATGCTGCTGGCCGTGCTGGGCGTGGCGCTGGCCTGGCCGAAAACCGCGGCGCCGATTGTCGCCGGCGAACGTTTGCCGTTCATGCATGTGCTGGGACGGGTGTTCCCTCATGGCTGCGGCCTGGCACTGGGCTCCATCGGCTTTGGCACCATCGCGACCTTCATCACCCTGTATTACGCCACTCAGCATTGGTCCAACGCGGTGCTGTCCCTGAGTTTGTTCGGCGCCAGTTTCATTGGCGCGCGACTACTGTTCGGTAACCTGATCAACCGCCTCGGCGGCTTTCGCGTGGCGATTGCCTGCCTCTCGGTGGAAACCCTCGGGCTGTTGCTGCTGTGGCTGGCGCCGGATGCTCATTGGGCACTGGCCGGTGCGGCGCTGAGCGGTTTCGGCTTTTCGCTGGTGTTCCCGGCCTTGGGCGTGGAAGCGGTCAATCTGGTGCCGGCCTCCAGCCGTGGCGCAGCAGTTGGGGCCTATTCGCTGTTTATCGATTTGTCACTGGGGATTACCGGACCGCTGGCGGGTGCGATTGCTGCAGGATTCGGGTTTGCCTCGATCTTCCTGTTCGCCGCCCTCGCCGCCTTGAGCGGATTGATGTTGAGCGTTTACTTGTACCGACAGGCGCCCAAGTATCGGGAAGAGCGTGAAGCACGCTAA
- the arfB gene encoding alternative ribosome rescue aminoacyl-tRNA hydrolase ArfB produces the protein MLVISNNVHLPDAEIELTAIRAQGAGGQNVNKVSSAVHLRFDIPASSLPEFYKERLLALRDSRITSEGVLIIKAQQYRTQEQNRADALERLTELILSATKVEKKRRPTKPTLGSKKRRLESKTKRGSIKAGRGKVDF, from the coding sequence ATGCTGGTGATTTCCAACAACGTGCATCTGCCGGATGCCGAGATCGAGTTGACGGCCATTCGCGCCCAGGGCGCCGGTGGGCAGAACGTCAACAAGGTCTCCAGTGCGGTGCACCTGCGCTTCGACATTCCGGCCTCGTCCCTGCCCGAGTTCTACAAGGAACGGCTGCTGGCGTTGCGCGACAGTCGCATCACCAGCGAAGGGGTGTTGATCATCAAGGCCCAGCAATACCGCACGCAGGAGCAGAACCGCGCCGATGCGCTGGAGCGTCTGACCGAGTTGATCCTCAGCGCTACCAAAGTGGAAAAGAAACGCCGTCCGACCAAGCCGACGCTGGGCTCGAAAAAGCGTCGGCTCGAATCCAAGACCAAGCGCGGCAGCATCAAGGCCGGGCGGGGCAAGGTCGATTTTTAG
- a CDS encoding amino acid permease, which produces MSGQNSHSGELKRGLKNRHIQLIALGGAIGTGLFLGSAGVLKSAGPSMILGYAICGFIAFMIMRQLGEMIVEEPVAGSFSHFAHKYWGGFAGFLSGWNCWILYILVGMSELTAVGKYIHYWAPDIPTWVSAAAFFVLINAINLANVKVFGEAEFWFAIIKVVAIVGMIALGSYLLVSGNGGPQASVTNLWSHGGFFPNGVSGLVMAMAIIMFSFGGLEMLGFTAAEADKPKTVIPKAINQVIYRILIFYIGALVVLLSLTPWDSLLTTLNASGDAYSGSPFVQVFSMLGSNTAAHILNFVVLTAALSVYNSGTYCNSRMLLGMAEQGDAPKALSKIDKRGVPVRSILASAAVTLIAVLLNYLIPQNALELLMSLVVATLVINWAMISFSHFKFRQHMNKTRQTPLFKALWYPYGNYICLAFVVFILGVMLLIPGIQVSVYAIPVWVAFMWICYGIKNKRSAQQALQVAVK; this is translated from the coding sequence ATGAGTGGACAAAACTCGCATTCAGGCGAGCTTAAACGCGGCCTGAAAAATCGCCATATTCAACTGATCGCCCTCGGTGGCGCGATCGGTACCGGGTTGTTCCTCGGCTCGGCCGGCGTGCTCAAATCCGCCGGCCCGTCGATGATTCTCGGCTACGCCATTTGCGGCTTCATCGCCTTCATGATCATGCGCCAGCTGGGCGAAATGATCGTCGAAGAGCCGGTGGCCGGTTCCTTCAGCCACTTCGCGCATAAATACTGGGGTGGTTTTGCCGGTTTCCTGTCGGGCTGGAACTGCTGGATTCTGTACATCCTGGTGGGCATGTCGGAGCTGACCGCGGTCGGCAAATACATCCACTACTGGGCGCCGGATATCCCGACCTGGGTCTCCGCTGCTGCGTTCTTTGTGCTGATCAACGCGATCAACCTGGCCAACGTCAAAGTCTTCGGTGAGGCCGAGTTCTGGTTCGCGATCATCAAGGTCGTGGCGATCGTCGGTATGATTGCCCTGGGCAGCTATTTGCTGGTCAGCGGTAACGGCGGCCCGCAAGCCTCGGTGACCAACCTGTGGTCCCACGGCGGTTTCTTCCCGAACGGTGTCAGCGGCCTGGTGATGGCCATGGCGATCATCATGTTCTCCTTCGGTGGCCTGGAAATGCTTGGTTTCACCGCCGCTGAAGCCGACAAACCGAAAACCGTGATCCCGAAAGCCATCAACCAGGTGATCTACCGGATCCTGATTTTCTACATCGGTGCGCTGGTGGTCCTGTTGTCGCTGACCCCTTGGGACAGCCTGCTGACGACACTGAATGCGTCTGGCGATGCCTATAGCGGCAGCCCGTTCGTGCAGGTGTTCTCGATGCTCGGCAGCAACACCGCCGCGCATATCCTCAACTTCGTGGTCCTGACCGCGGCGCTGTCGGTGTACAACAGCGGTACTTACTGCAACAGCCGCATGCTGCTGGGCATGGCCGAGCAGGGCGATGCGCCGAAAGCCTTGTCGAAGATCGACAAGCGTGGCGTGCCGGTACGTTCGATCCTGGCGTCGGCCGCTGTGACGTTGATCGCGGTGTTGTTGAACTACCTGATCCCGCAAAACGCGCTGGAACTGTTGATGTCGTTGGTGGTTGCGACCCTGGTGATTAACTGGGCGATGATCAGCTTCTCGCACTTCAAGTTCCGCCAGCACATGAACAAGACCCGGCAGACGCCGCTGTTCAAGGCCCTGTGGTACCCGTACGGCAACTACATCTGCCTGGCGTTCGTGGTGTTCATCCTCGGCGTGATGCTGCTGATCCCGGGCATCCAGGTCTCGGTGTATGCGATTCCGGTGTGGGTCGCGTTCATGTGGATCTGCTACGGCATCAAGAACAAGCGCAGCGCCCAGCAGGCGTTGCAGGTCGCGGTGAAATAA